One part of the Paracoccus sp. MBLB3053 genome encodes these proteins:
- a CDS encoding sensor histidine kinase, whose translation MRGRPFSIRRRLLAWLLVATAAFGVLALIDTWREAERMANALADRVLAGSALVIAERASLDERGSIAIEIPYGALEMLSSAAEDRVFYRVDGPPGLLVTGYPDLPTSPAVQGGDAAFSDGHFRGEPVRVASLARAASTGIDEVPFVVTVAETTRARVELTRAILMRSALRLSLMILGAAVIVGIAVTVSLRPLYRLGEAISERSPGDLSPVETRVPSEVRGLVRTINSFMSRLKSALDGLRNFTGNAGHQLRTPLAVVRTQLALAARASTLAEAQAAARKGDTAVAHAERVLAQLLLLAKVDAASGQTPDPMDLVAFARARTAEQIPAAAEAGIDLGYEGGDDPVLVLAEPLLLGEAFQNLVSNALLHAGRNSLVTVRVRREDGSAILEVEDDGPGIPAKARAAVIGRFERGRTAGPGMGLGLPVVEEIAALFGGSLGLCEGAQGQGLCARIRLPEWRM comes from the coding sequence ATGCGTGGTCGGCCGTTCTCGATCCGGCGGCGGCTTCTGGCATGGCTTCTCGTGGCGACGGCTGCATTCGGCGTGCTTGCCCTGATCGACACCTGGCGCGAAGCCGAACGGATGGCGAATGCACTGGCGGACAGGGTTCTTGCCGGCTCGGCCCTGGTCATCGCCGAACGCGCATCGCTCGATGAACGCGGCAGCATTGCGATCGAGATCCCGTACGGAGCACTCGAGATGCTCAGTTCAGCGGCGGAAGACAGGGTGTTCTATCGCGTCGACGGCCCTCCGGGCCTATTGGTGACGGGTTATCCCGACCTGCCGACATCACCCGCGGTGCAGGGGGGCGACGCGGCATTTTCGGACGGCCATTTCCGCGGCGAACCGGTCCGGGTGGCTAGCCTTGCACGCGCGGCATCGACCGGGATCGATGAGGTGCCCTTTGTCGTCACGGTGGCCGAAACCACAAGGGCAAGGGTCGAGCTGACACGCGCGATTCTCATGCGTTCGGCGCTGCGTCTTTCGCTGATGATCCTTGGGGCGGCCGTGATCGTCGGGATTGCCGTCACCGTTTCGCTGCGCCCCCTGTATCGCCTCGGCGAAGCGATCTCTGAACGAAGCCCCGGCGACCTGAGCCCGGTCGAGACACGTGTGCCCTCGGAGGTGCGCGGTCTGGTCAGGACGATCAATTCCTTCATGTCGCGGCTGAAGTCCGCGCTCGACGGTCTGCGAAACTTCACCGGCAATGCGGGACATCAGCTGAGAACTCCCTTGGCGGTGGTCCGGACCCAGCTTGCCCTTGCCGCCCGGGCCTCGACCCTGGCCGAGGCGCAGGCTGCGGCGCGCAAGGGCGACACGGCCGTCGCACATGCCGAAAGGGTTCTTGCCCAGCTTCTGCTGCTGGCCAAGGTCGATGCAGCCTCGGGGCAGACACCCGACCCGATGGATCTTGTCGCATTCGCAAGAGCGCGGACGGCCGAGCAGATACCGGCTGCGGCCGAGGCAGGTATCGATCTGGGCTATGAGGGCGGAGATGATCCGGTCCTGGTGCTTGCCGAGCCCCTGCTGCTTGGCGAGGCGTTCCAGAACCTCGTTTCGAATGCGCTGCTGCATGCGGGGCGCAACAGCCTGGTCACCGTCCGGGTCCGTCGCGAAGACGGCAGCGCGATCCTTGAGGTCGAGGACGATGGACCGGGAATACCGGCAAAAGCGCGGGCGGCGGTCATTGGCCGTTTCGAGCGGGGCAGGACCGCCGGGCCGGGGATGGGCTTGGGCCTGCCGGTGGTCGAGGAAATCGCGGCGCTCTTCGGCGGAAGTCTCGGGCTTTGCGAGGGCGCTCAGGGGCAGGGGCTTTGCGCAAGGATACGCCTGCCCGAGTGGCGGATGTGA
- a CDS encoding ABC transporter substrate-binding protein, with amino-acid sequence MFPAPSGETDTELSIYSSLDDDRAEIILSAFQRRHPEIAIRYENLLTGDLHRRIVEETDAGTGTTDFAFSSAMDLQVKLANDGYARPVVTADTPTWPDWANWRDTAYALTFEPAVFAYHRPSFAQADPPATRADLMRWMAENPDKAQGRIGTYDISRSGVGYLFMARDQELYPGIWQVVAAMGRAGVQQFPTTSELLERISDGRLAIGYNLLGSYTAEWARQHPDLGLILPRDFTVVVSRVALIPAGAKRPDLGAEFLAYLMSNEGQTLLSRTLRLSAVSLEVAGQQSPAGGMQDLAGLRLKPVPVSPGLLAYLDQSTRARLLARWNEAISGR; translated from the coding sequence ATGTTTCCGGCGCCTTCGGGTGAAACGGATACCGAACTTTCGATCTATTCCTCGCTCGACGATGATCGAGCCGAGATCATTCTGTCCGCATTCCAGCGCCGGCATCCCGAAATAGCGATCCGGTATGAAAACCTGCTGACCGGTGATCTGCACCGGCGGATTGTCGAAGAGACGGATGCCGGAACCGGAACGACGGATTTCGCCTTTTCCTCGGCGATGGATCTACAGGTCAAGCTGGCCAATGATGGATATGCCCGGCCGGTCGTCACGGCAGACACGCCAACTTGGCCCGACTGGGCGAATTGGCGCGACACGGCCTATGCCCTGACGTTCGAACCGGCCGTCTTTGCCTATCACAGGCCCAGTTTCGCGCAGGCCGATCCGCCCGCGACCCGCGCCGACCTCATGCGGTGGATGGCTGAGAACCCGGACAAGGCGCAGGGCCGCATCGGCACCTACGACATATCGAGATCGGGCGTCGGCTACCTGTTCATGGCCCGCGACCAGGAACTGTATCCCGGAATCTGGCAGGTGGTCGCTGCCATGGGACGCGCGGGCGTGCAGCAATTTCCGACGACAAGCGAACTTCTGGAGCGGATTTCGGATGGCAGGCTGGCGATCGGATATAACCTGCTGGGTTCCTACACGGCGGAATGGGCCCGGCAGCATCCCGACCTCGGGCTGATCCTGCCGCGCGACTTCACCGTCGTCGTCTCGCGCGTGGCACTGATCCCTGCGGGGGCGAAGAGGCCGGATCTTGGCGCGGAATTCTTGGCCTATCTCATGTCGAACGAAGGGCAGACCCTGCTGTCACGGACGCTTCGGCTATCGGCGGTCAGTCTTGAGGTCGCGGGGCAGCAATCGCCCGCAGGCGGGATGCAGGATCTGGCGGGGCTGCGCCTGAAGCCGGTGCCGGTCAGCCCGGGCCTTCTGGCCTATCTGGACCAATCCACCAGAGCCCGCCTGCTGGCGCGGTGGAACGAGGCGATTTCAGGCCGTTAG
- a CDS encoding Bug family tripartite tricarboxylate transporter substrate binding protein produces MKQFVLASLFAGAVAMPAMADYTIIAPANPGGGWDQTARTMQTVMQEEGISNSVQVQNVPGAGGTIGLAQFASQNKGDPDTLIVGGYVMVGAILTNNAPVSLKDVTPIARLTGEYEAIVVPAASPIQDMAGLVEALKADPGAVSWAGGSAGGTDHIAVGLIAKAAGVDPTKINYIAYSGGGEALAAILGNQVTAGVSGLGEFEAQIKAGTLRLLAVTAPERVEGVDAPTLKEAGLDVELQNWRMVAAAPGLSDEQKAKVTADIEKMVQSENWQKQLADKGWADTYLSGADFDAQLEKDVTSTEAVLKDIGLVK; encoded by the coding sequence ATGAAGCAATTCGTTCTCGCCAGCCTGTTTGCCGGCGCCGTCGCCATGCCTGCCATGGCCGATTACACCATCATCGCGCCCGCCAACCCCGGTGGTGGCTGGGACCAGACTGCCCGCACCATGCAGACCGTGATGCAGGAAGAAGGCATCTCGAACTCGGTGCAGGTGCAAAACGTGCCCGGCGCCGGCGGCACGATCGGGCTTGCGCAATTCGCCAGCCAGAACAAGGGCGATCCCGATACGCTGATCGTCGGCGGCTATGTCATGGTGGGGGCCATCCTGACGAACAACGCCCCCGTCTCGCTCAAGGACGTGACCCCGATTGCCCGCCTGACCGGCGAATATGAGGCCATCGTCGTTCCCGCCGCATCGCCCATCCAGGACATGGCGGGCCTCGTCGAAGCGCTCAAGGCCGATCCGGGCGCGGTCAGCTGGGCCGGCGGCTCGGCCGGCGGGACCGACCATATCGCCGTGGGCCTGATCGCCAAGGCCGCCGGGGTCGATCCGACCAAGATCAACTACATCGCCTATTCGGGCGGTGGTGAGGCTCTGGCCGCGATCCTCGGCAATCAGGTGACAGCGGGTGTTTCTGGTCTGGGCGAATTCGAAGCGCAGATCAAGGCAGGCACGCTTCGCCTGCTGGCCGTGACCGCACCCGAGCGGGTCGAGGGTGTGGATGCGCCGACGCTGAAGGAGGCCGGGCTTGATGTCGAATTGCAGAACTGGCGCATGGTTGCCGCAGCACCGGGCCTGTCGGATGAACAAAAGGCCAAGGTGACGGCCGATATCGAAAAGATGGTGCAGTCCGAGAACTGGCAGAAACAGCTTGCGGACAAGGGCTGGGCGGACACCTACCTGTCGGGCGCCGATTTCGATGCCCAGCTTGAAAAGGACGTCACCTCGACCGAGGCCGTTCTCAAGGATATCGGCCTGGTGAAATGA
- a CDS encoding DUF475 domain-containing protein, translating into MQESNPLAGASANGAHPPTLSYFRWSFIVTAIGLALGAALGWQSTGTIGGTLSIFFICAVLAVLEISLSFDNAIVNANKLKDMTPKWRHRFLTWGIIIAVFGMRIVFPLLIVVIAAKIGPWEAMVLAASQPDEYSRIMHDAHLPIAAFGGTFLMMVGLSFFFDHEKDVHWVRWLEEKMQHYATIRGIEVAIVLVTVLIFSRFLGEAESEIFFRSAIWGLLTFLLVEVLGGLLDSSQKQTLHAGAKGGLGAFLYLEVLDASFSFDGVIGAFALTHNLFIIAIGLGIGAMYVRSMTIMLVERGTLAEYRFLEHGAFYAIIALSIIMFIQPLMHIPEVITGLGGATLIGISFWSSIRWNRKRVATEA; encoded by the coding sequence ATGCAGGAAAGCAACCCTCTCGCGGGGGCCTCCGCGAATGGAGCCCACCCTCCGACGCTCAGCTATTTTCGCTGGTCCTTCATCGTCACGGCCATCGGCCTGGCGCTTGGGGCGGCCTTGGGATGGCAGTCCACGGGAACGATCGGCGGAACGCTGTCGATCTTCTTCATCTGCGCGGTCCTGGCCGTGCTGGAAATTTCGCTGTCCTTCGACAATGCCATCGTCAACGCCAACAAGCTGAAGGACATGACGCCGAAATGGCGGCATCGCTTCCTGACCTGGGGCATCATCATCGCCGTTTTCGGGATGCGGATCGTCTTTCCCCTGCTGATCGTGGTCATCGCCGCAAAGATCGGCCCGTGGGAAGCAATGGTTCTGGCGGCAAGCCAGCCAGATGAGTATTCGCGCATCATGCATGACGCGCACCTGCCGATCGCGGCCTTCGGCGGCACCTTCCTGATGATGGTTGGCCTGAGCTTCTTCTTCGATCATGAAAAGGATGTTCACTGGGTCCGCTGGCTGGAAGAGAAGATGCAGCATTACGCGACGATCCGCGGCATCGAGGTCGCGATCGTGCTTGTAACCGTGCTGATCTTTTCGCGCTTTCTTGGCGAGGCCGAATCCGAGATCTTCTTCCGCTCGGCTATCTGGGGTCTTTTGACCTTCCTTCTGGTCGAGGTTCTGGGCGGCTTGCTGGACAGTTCGCAGAAACAGACCCTGCATGCCGGCGCCAAGGGTGGTCTGGGCGCGTTCCTCTATCTCGAGGTGCTGGATGCGTCGTTCAGCTTCGACGGCGTCATTGGCGCTTTCGCGCTGACCCACAACCTGTTCATCATCGCGATCGGCCTGGGCATCGGCGCCATGTATGTGCGCTCCATGACCATCATGCTGGTCGAGCGCGGAACCTTGGCCGAATACCGCTTCCTTGAACACGGTGCCTTCTACGCAATCATCGCGCTTTCGATCATCATGTTCATCCAGCCGCTGATGCATATCCCCGAGGTGATCACCGGACTTGGCGGCGCAACGCTGATCGGCATCTCGTTCTGGTCATCGATCCGCTGGAACCGCAAGCGCGTCGCGACCGAGGCCTGA
- a CDS encoding response regulator transcription factor has protein sequence MRILLVEDNLSLAEGLSALLRQSGYALDVVHDGASAEALAAAESFDLVILDLNLPQMDGLEVLRAMRARRNPAAVMILTARGAPEERVRGLDLGADDYLIKPFDIGEFEARIRSLLRRQVGMKTATVSFGGLTFDQSSRSFAIGEQLLDLPARERGLLELLITRAGKVVPRETIVQSLTSLEDDRSANAIEQYVSRLRKRLAPAGLTVRTARGIGYYLDRAAS, from the coding sequence GTGCGTATATTGCTGGTCGAGGACAATCTTTCGCTGGCCGAGGGGCTCTCGGCGCTGCTCAGGCAATCCGGCTATGCGCTTGATGTTGTGCATGACGGCGCCTCGGCCGAGGCGCTTGCCGCGGCCGAGAGCTTCGATCTGGTCATTCTCGACCTGAACCTGCCGCAGATGGACGGGTTGGAGGTGCTGCGGGCGATGCGGGCCCGGCGGAACCCGGCAGCGGTGATGATCCTGACCGCAAGAGGTGCGCCCGAAGAGCGGGTGCGTGGGCTCGATCTTGGTGCTGATGACTACCTGATCAAGCCCTTTGACATCGGCGAATTCGAAGCGCGAATCCGGTCATTGCTGCGCCGGCAGGTCGGAATGAAGACGGCGACCGTGAGCTTTGGCGGGCTCACCTTCGATCAGAGCAGTCGCAGCTTTGCCATCGGCGAACAGCTTCTGGACTTGCCTGCCCGCGAACGCGGCCTGCTGGAATTGCTGATCACCCGCGCCGGGAAGGTGGTGCCTCGCGAAACGATCGTGCAATCGCTGACCTCGCTCGAGGATGATCGGTCGGCCAATGCGATCGAGCAATATGTCAGCCGTCTGCGCAAGCGGCTCGCGCCTGCGGGGCTGACAGTGAGGACCGCGCGCGGCATCGGCTATTATCTGGATCGGGCAGCGTCCTGA